Part of the Subtercola frigoramans genome, GCCGGCGACGGTGAGGTCCCGTCCGTCGTCATCGGTTACGACGGTCGCAAGAATTCTTGGGTCTTCGCAACCGACTCCGCTGAGATCTTCGCCGGTGCGGGCATACGGGCCGTGCTCATGCCGCGTATGCTGCCGACACCGCTCGTCGCCTTCGCTGTGCGCGAGCTCGGGCTGAGCGCGGGAGTGATGGTCACCGCTTCTCACAACCCACCGCTCGACAACGGCTACAAGGTCTACCTCGGCGGCGCTGATGAAGGGTCGCAGATCGTCTCGCCGTCCGACGAGGAGATCTCGGCTCACATCCTCCGCGTGGCCCGCGAGATGACCGTGCCGGAGCTTGCGCGCTCGAGCGAGTACGAGACCGCACCAGAATCCCTGATCGACGCCTATATCGCGAAGACGGCCGCCGTCGGATGGCTGCCCCCTTCGGAGATCGGTGCGCAGCCCCGCGTTGTGTACACCGCGATGCACGGAGTCGGCTGGCAGACGTTCGCCGCAGTGCTCGGGCGTGCGGGGTTCATCGAACCCGACGTCGTCGAGGCCCAGATCCACCCCGATCCTGTCTTTCCCACGGTCGCCTTCCCTAACCCGGAGGAGCCCGGAGCCCTCGATCTGGCCTATGCCACGGCCCGCACGGAGGGCGCGCACCTCATCATCGCGAATGACCCCGATGCCGACAGGCTGGGTATCGCCATCCCCGATGCTGGCAACGCCGAGGGCTACCGTCGCCTCACCGGCAACGAAGTCGGCGCACTGCTCGGCTGGCGCGCCGCAGAACTCTACACAGCGAGCGCGTCTGGAGTCGCGGCTGGAGACGCTGCTGGAGACGCTGCTGCCGTCGAACTTGCTGGGCCGCCGACTGCCGCCACCGAAGTGGCGGCCCCGGCCACCCTCGCCTGCTCCGTCGTCTCCTCCCCCGCCCTGGCCGCCGTTGCAGCCGCCTACGGGCTCCGGTTCCGTGAAACGCTCACCGGCTTCAAGTGGGTCTCTCGAGTGCCCGGCCTGATCTTCGGTTACGAAGAGGCACTCGGGTACCTGGTGAATCCCGAGACCGTTCGCGACAAAGACGGCATCTCTGCTGCCGTGGCGTTCCTGTCGCTCGCCAGCGACCTCGCCGTCGACGGCTTCACCATCGCCGACCAGCTCGACAACTTCAGCGAGAGGTTCGGGCACTTCGGTTCTGCCCAGGTCTCGTTGAGGGTGACCGAGCTGAGTCGAATCGGGGCACTCATGCAGCACTTGCGCA contains:
- a CDS encoding phospho-sugar mutase, translated to MTEAAGRGAPVSPDPVVLELLGRASAWLAQDPDGETRAELSGLIAEAAAGGETSIAELHDRFDTRLAFGTAGLRGAIAAGSNRMNRVLVSQAAAGIAAHLLEKAGDGEVPSVVIGYDGRKNSWVFATDSAEIFAGAGIRAVLMPRMLPTPLVAFAVRELGLSAGVMVTASHNPPLDNGYKVYLGGADEGSQIVSPSDEEISAHILRVAREMTVPELARSSEYETAPESLIDAYIAKTAAVGWLPPSEIGAQPRVVYTAMHGVGWQTFAAVLGRAGFIEPDVVEAQIHPDPVFPTVAFPNPEEPGALDLAYATARTEGAHLIIANDPDADRLGIAIPDAGNAEGYRRLTGNEVGALLGWRAAELYTASASGVAAGDAAGDAAAVELAGPPTAATEVAAPATLACSVVSSPALAAVAAAYGLRFRETLTGFKWVSRVPGLIFGYEEALGYLVNPETVRDKDGISAAVAFLSLASDLAVDGFTIADQLDNFSERFGHFGSAQVSLRVTELSRIGALMQHLRTTPPNEIGGIAVASIEDLSHGSAELPPSDILRIRTIDGSRIMVRPSGTEPKLKVYIDVSSDSGTLQERKASVAARLAALETGMRELVS